One part of the Hydrogenobacter sp. T-2 genome encodes these proteins:
- a CDS encoding bifunctional riboflavin kinase/FAD synthetase: MERVVCLRTSQSGSIKGLECVEELTEPYAVTVGNFDGIHRGHQHLLERLTSRAREKGLKSLVLSFYPHPLRVLSPTQAPCELTDIRERSELILKHDVDQVVFIRFDRRFSRLPAEDFIREVLWSRLKCRHLVVGYDWRFGYKREGEIELAKELGREIGFEVEETEPFRVNGHVVSSTLIRRLLHMGRLEEASLYLGRNYTLKRKVISGEGRGFTLGFPTANLQNTENLCLREGVYAVKVEDHFMGVANYGIRPTFGGKKRVLEVHILDFEGNLRDKEIRVEFLKFLREERKFSNPEELKRQIEEDISRVRGLF; this comes from the coding sequence ATGGAAAGGGTAGTGTGTCTTAGGACAAGTCAGAGTGGGTCTATTAAAGGGTTGGAGTGTGTAGAGGAACTTACAGAACCCTATGCTGTAACCGTTGGGAACTTTGACGGTATCCACAGGGGACATCAGCATCTCTTAGAAAGACTAACTTCAAGAGCAAGGGAGAAGGGTCTAAAGAGCTTAGTGCTTTCCTTTTATCCACATCCACTAAGGGTTTTGAGCCCTACGCAAGCACCCTGCGAGCTTACGGATATAAGGGAGAGGTCAGAGCTTATCCTCAAGCATGATGTAGACCAAGTGGTATTTATAAGGTTTGATAGAAGGTTTTCAAGGCTTCCTGCGGAGGATTTTATAAGAGAAGTTCTTTGGAGTAGGTTAAAGTGCAGGCATCTTGTGGTTGGCTACGATTGGAGATTCGGCTATAAGCGTGAGGGTGAAATAGAGCTTGCAAAGGAGCTTGGCAGAGAAATAGGCTTTGAAGTGGAAGAGACTGAACCTTTTAGGGTAAACGGGCATGTGGTGAGTAGTACACTTATAAGGAGACTGCTTCATATGGGAAGACTTGAGGAAGCCAGCCTCTACCTTGGAAGAAACTATACCCTTAAAAGAAAAGTAATATCTGGAGAGGGAAGAGGCTTTACTCTTGGTTTCCCAACCGCAAACTTGCAAAATACGGAAAACCTTTGTCTAAGGGAAGGTGTGTATGCGGTGAAGGTCGAAGACCACTTTATGGGCGTTGCTAACTATGGGATAAGACCCACCTTCGGAGGTAAGAAAAGGGTCTTGGAGGTCCATATACTTGACTTCGAGGGAAACTTAAGGGATAAGGAAATAAGGGTGGAGTTTCTCAAGTTTCTTAGAGAAGAGAGAAAGTTCTCCAATCCAGAGGAGCTTAAAAGGCAGATAGAGGAAGATATCTCAAGAGTCAGAGGACTCTTCTAA
- the def gene encoding peptide deformylase, which yields MVREIVRFPNPVLKTPTQKVDVIDKEIKELVKDMFETMYHAEGVGLAANQIGVSLRVMVIDTTPKKESPPVKLVLINPEVISAEGSIKYKEGCLSFPGLMVEVERHNKVKVRASDLNGEEKEYELEGFPAIVFQHEMDHLMGITFIDRVNGLKRRLALEKYSKLQKQKA from the coding sequence ATGGTAAGAGAAATAGTTAGATTTCCTAACCCTGTATTGAAGACACCCACCCAGAAGGTAGATGTTATAGATAAGGAAATAAAAGAGCTTGTTAAAGACATGTTTGAGACCATGTATCATGCGGAAGGTGTAGGACTTGCAGCAAACCAAATAGGTGTGAGCCTAAGGGTTATGGTTATAGACACCACACCAAAAAAGGAAAGCCCACCTGTTAAGCTGGTCTTGATAAACCCCGAGGTTATCTCTGCGGAAGGAAGCATAAAATACAAAGAGGGTTGCCTTTCTTTTCCCGGTCTTATGGTAGAAGTAGAAAGACACAATAAAGTAAAGGTAAGAGCATCGGACTTGAATGGCGAAGAAAAAGAATATGAGCTTGAAGGCTTTCCAGCCATAGTTTTTCAGCACGAAATGGACCACCTTATGGGAATAACCTTTATAGACAGAGTGAACGGACTAAAGAGAAGGCTGGCATTGGAAAAGTATTCAAAACTGCAAAAGCAAAAGGCATGA
- a CDS encoding DUF2173 family protein gives MANLDRLMQVKGVWAAGEFTDDGKLVAYKGNISEEQAAMAAEMCGANNAMAKMQCDGYTAFSGQEWTPLMGWALTGPKYSVCVMGNVGVFVNNDEVSFNEVFKALREVAGK, from the coding sequence ATGGCAAACCTTGACAGACTCATGCAAGTTAAAGGTGTTTGGGCGGCAGGTGAGTTTACCGATGATGGTAAACTTGTCGCTTACAAAGGCAATATTTCAGAAGAGCAAGCGGCTATGGCTGCAGAGATGTGCGGGGCAAACAATGCTATGGCTAAGATGCAGTGCGATGGATATACTGCCTTCTCTGGTCAAGAGTGGACGCCTCTTATGGGCTGGGCTCTTACTGGTCCAAAGTATTCTGTATGCGTAATGGGTAATGTGGGGGTATTCGTTAACAACGACGAGGTGTCCTTTAACGAGGTCTTCAAGGCACTCAGAGAAGTAGCGGGCAAATGA
- the cas6 gene encoding CRISPR-associated endoribonuclease Cas6, with product MRLCCSIELKRGVEIPPNFRQWVLSLIKGSIKIGSEDGELFYRKWYSSNRQKPFTFSIFVPLNFNKGVSLLNGDYFKLIFSTNNTEFLAKVYNGLLEINKHGFYFHGYPVKVKSCSILPERKFSGEVVDFKTISPFLLRDPKDGDFYIYPMLAEGDIDVEFQKFKYWKAVDMEEFTQRVRENLVRITGKEVKLLELRVQRIVPVLCSSKSSGFKVTYPGISAYLKIQARGDVLKHIYDLGIGARRSEGFGMLEVINE from the coding sequence ATGAGGCTTTGTTGCAGTATAGAGCTAAAAAGGGGTGTGGAAATACCGCCCAACTTTAGACAGTGGGTTCTTTCTCTCATCAAGGGGTCCATAAAGATAGGTTCGGAGGATGGTGAACTTTTCTACAGAAAATGGTATTCCTCTAACAGACAAAAGCCTTTCACTTTTTCCATATTCGTTCCTTTGAATTTTAACAAAGGTGTGTCCTTGCTTAATGGAGACTATTTCAAGTTAATATTTTCCACTAATAATACTGAATTCCTTGCTAAGGTTTATAATGGGCTTTTGGAGATAAATAAACATGGGTTTTATTTCCATGGTTATCCTGTAAAGGTGAAATCTTGCAGTATACTACCCGAGAGAAAGTTTTCAGGCGAAGTTGTAGACTTCAAGACAATATCTCCCTTTCTGCTGAGGGATCCCAAAGATGGGGATTTTTACATATACCCAATGCTGGCAGAGGGAGATATAGACGTAGAATTTCAAAAATTCAAATATTGGAAAGCGGTAGATATGGAAGAATTTACCCAAAGAGTGAGAGAAAACCTCGTGAGGATAACTGGTAAAGAGGTGAAGCTCTTGGAGCTAAGGGTGCAAAGGATAGTTCCAGTTTTGTGTAGCTCAAAAAGCAGTGGCTTTAAGGTTACGTATCCGGGTATAAGTGCATACTTAAAAATTCAGGCAAGAGGTGATGTTTTAAAACACATATATGACCTTGGCATAGGAGCAAGAAGAAGTGAGGGCTTTGGTATGCTGGAGGTGATAAATGAGTAA
- a CDS encoding septation protein SpoVG family protein, which yields MNVELVDFYPFEVSTRRPRLLAYADVRIDGKILIRGIRLYESKNGGYFISMPEYNPERKRAIVELEDKELLEKVRRVVVDYYKSLISVS from the coding sequence ATGAATGTAGAGCTTGTTGACTTTTACCCCTTTGAAGTCTCCACAAGAAGACCACGACTTCTCGCCTATGCGGATGTAAGAATTGACGGGAAAATCCTCATAAGAGGAATAAGGCTCTACGAGTCAAAAAACGGAGGCTATTTTATCTCTATGCCAGAATACAATCCAGAAAGGAAAAGAGCCATAGTGGAGCTTGAAGATAAAGAGCTTCTTGAGAAGGTGAGAAGGGTAGTGGTGGACTATTACAAGAGTTTAATTTCTGTGAGTTGA
- a CDS encoding c-type cytochrome, with amino-acid sequence MALDYLTEKTLKGGAGVWGSIPMLPQKVKEAEARQIVKWILSLE; translated from the coding sequence TTGGCGTTGGACTATCTTACAGAAAAAACCCTCAAGGGTGGTGCAGGTGTTTGGGGTAGTATTCCTATGCTACCTCAAAAGGTCAAAGAAGCAGAAGCCAGACAGATAGTCAAATGGATACTTTCTCTTGAATAG
- a CDS encoding SCP2 sterol-binding domain-containing protein — translation MYKFLSEDWIKAYMEEWNKNEKLKSDLRDFSASIKYYIEGKEGEAVELVVENGTAKFAGKANAHKYDFELWASPDNWKRLATGEMGPRSAMLTKRLKFKGSMITAMRYMSAFEESLRMMSRIPTSWEL, via the coding sequence ATGTATAAGTTTTTGTCAGAGGACTGGATAAAAGCCTACATGGAGGAATGGAACAAGAACGAAAAGCTAAAGTCTGATCTGAGAGACTTTTCTGCGAGTATAAAGTATTACATAGAGGGCAAGGAAGGAGAGGCGGTGGAGCTTGTAGTGGAAAATGGAACTGCAAAATTCGCTGGAAAGGCTAACGCTCATAAATATGACTTTGAGCTATGGGCAAGCCCAGATAATTGGAAAAGGTTAGCAACGGGTGAAATGGGACCTCGTTCTGCAATGCTAACAAAGAGGCTCAAGTTCAAAGGTTCTATGATAACCGCCATGAGGTATATGTCCGCCTTTGAAGAGAGTCTAAGGATGATGTCAAGGATACCAACAAGCTGGGAGCTATAA
- a CDS encoding DUF2173 family protein, whose product MATLSKLKELMSLPGAVAAGEFSDDGRLLAYYGNIDEKSAEIAAMMCAANKLMGNMQAKGWSAYTGQDGFYPVVGFAVAGGKHVACIMGNVGVFLELDKADFDKTFETLSRYI is encoded by the coding sequence ATGGCAACACTTAGCAAGCTCAAAGAGCTCATGTCACTGCCTGGTGCAGTGGCAGCAGGAGAGTTTTCAGATGACGGTAGGCTTCTTGCCTACTACGGTAACATTGATGAGAAGTCCGCAGAGATCGCTGCTATGATGTGTGCTGCAAACAAGCTCATGGGCAATATGCAGGCAAAGGGTTGGAGTGCCTACACTGGACAGGATGGCTTTTATCCTGTTGTGGGTTTTGCAGTTGCTGGTGGCAAACACGTTGCATGCATAATGGGTAATGTGGGTGTGTTCTTGGAGCTTGACAAGGCAGACTTTGACAAGACCTTTGAAACCCTTTCCAGGTATATCTAA
- a CDS encoding LabA-like NYN domain-containing protein → MNYERVVIFIDGSNLFHAIRYMTIKIDYQRLVDFLREDRKLIRAYFYGAIPQEKDIKKNSPEWESYIRQRRFLEELSLQGIKVKLAKLRKLPSGEYVEKEVDIMLATDMLSMAHMNTYDTAVLVSGDSDFSYTVEEVQRIGKRVENASFKRTSSYQLRKVCDRFLLLDDYLDRFVVQEKIEVSQELSFWERIKKLWKG, encoded by the coding sequence ATGAACTATGAAAGGGTGGTAATATTCATAGATGGCTCTAACCTTTTTCATGCCATAAGGTATATGACCATAAAGATAGACTACCAGAGGTTGGTGGACTTTTTAAGGGAAGATAGAAAGCTCATAAGGGCGTATTTTTATGGTGCCATACCTCAGGAGAAGGACATAAAGAAAAACAGTCCAGAATGGGAGAGCTATATAAGGCAGAGGAGGTTTCTTGAAGAGCTTTCTCTACAGGGCATAAAGGTAAAATTGGCAAAGCTGAGAAAGCTACCTTCTGGCGAATACGTGGAGAAAGAGGTGGATATAATGCTTGCAACGGACATGCTCAGCATGGCTCACATGAATACCTACGACACTGCAGTGCTTGTAAGTGGAGACAGCGATTTTTCCTACACGGTGGAGGAGGTGCAAAGGATCGGCAAAAGGGTAGAAAACGCCTCCTTCAAGAGGACAAGCTCCTACCAACTTCGTAAGGTTTGCGACAGGTTTTTGCTCTTGGATGACTACCTGGATAGGTTTGTGGTGCAAGAAAAGATAGAGGTATCTCAAGAGCTGAGCTTTTGGGAAAGGATAAAAAAGCTATGGAAAGGGTAG
- the mazG gene encoding nucleoside triphosphate pyrophosphohydrolase, whose translation MEAFNELLRIMEELRSKCPWDRSQTHQSLKKYLIEEAYELLDAIDIGDDEKLKEELGDLLIQVVFHSQIAKERSAFDIEEVIQRLNKKLIERHPHVFGCETPEEVLKNWEERKLKDRESILDGVPKSLPALMRSQKLQDRASLVGFDFERPEQVIEKIMEELQELREAMTSGDSRELEHELGDLLTAVVELGRLLKLDAELCLQKANDRFEKRFRYMERRAKEMGKDIRQMTLEEMDALWLEAKRFDYTENF comes from the coding sequence ATGGAAGCCTTTAATGAGCTTTTGAGGATTATGGAGGAGCTTCGCTCCAAATGTCCCTGGGATAGGTCTCAGACCCACCAAAGCCTCAAAAAGTATCTTATAGAGGAGGCTTATGAGCTTCTTGATGCTATAGATATTGGAGATGATGAAAAGCTAAAGGAAGAGCTTGGAGACCTTTTGATTCAGGTGGTTTTCCACTCTCAGATAGCAAAGGAGAGGTCTGCTTTTGATATAGAGGAGGTAATCCAAAGGCTTAATAAAAAGCTCATAGAGCGTCATCCCCATGTCTTTGGCTGTGAAACTCCAGAGGAGGTGCTTAAAAACTGGGAGGAGAGAAAGCTAAAAGATAGAGAAAGCATCCTTGATGGTGTTCCCAAGAGCCTTCCTGCACTTATGAGGTCTCAAAAACTTCAAGATAGGGCAAGTCTTGTGGGTTTTGACTTTGAAAGACCAGAGCAGGTAATAGAGAAAATAATGGAGGAGCTTCAAGAACTAAGAGAAGCCATGACCTCTGGAGATAGCAGAGAGCTTGAACATGAGCTGGGAGACCTTCTCACTGCGGTGGTAGAGCTTGGAAGACTTCTCAAACTTGATGCGGAGCTATGCCTTCAAAAGGCAAACGATAGGTTTGAAAAGAGGTTTAGATATATGGAAAGGAGGGCAAAGGAGATGGGTAAAGACATAAGGCAGATGACCCTTGAGGAAATGGACGCTTTGTGGCTTGAGGCTAAGAGGTTTGACTACACAGAAAACTTCTAA
- a CDS encoding sigma 54-interacting transcriptional regulator, which translates to MDFSSFDSLFDAVLVIDENFKVIYANRSAKALLQREDIEGKNCKGLFSICNSCPFGYVREEGEGVQVYDVETINSRHACWSMSPLYKEGRFVGALEVFRDVSNVVHCIVEAERQRTYKETILNSIVEAILVLDPQGNVIEHNRVASRMLCREEEGILIGKNIKELINLSLEELPPEGERSDIFVETPCGRQKASLLVSPMSSGFGYVVSLYVLNEVSVCELGEEETIITKSPVFQKVLDTVKTIADYDVNVLIEGETGTGKSLLAKYIHYLSPRRNGPFVKVNCAAIPESLLEAELFGYIKGAFTGAVKDKPGKVELADGGTLFLDEIGDMPLHLQAKILHLVQDKEFERLGDTRTRRVNVRIIASTNKNLRELIKRGEFREDLYYRLSVVRLYLPPLRERKEDIPALLKHFLEKYARKYSRRIKGFSSEAIRLLLSYHFPGNVRELENIVERTVITCRGSLINLEDIQIEVENSQREQEEEKEKIRRVLEQVGGNKSLAARMLGMHRTTLWRKLKELGIG; encoded by the coding sequence ATGGATTTTTCTTCCTTTGACAGTCTTTTTGATGCAGTTCTTGTGATAGATGAAAATTTCAAGGTAATTTATGCCAACAGGTCAGCCAAGGCTCTTTTACAGCGTGAGGATATAGAAGGTAAAAACTGCAAGGGACTTTTCTCCATATGTAATTCCTGTCCCTTTGGGTATGTAAGGGAGGAGGGGGAAGGAGTTCAGGTTTACGATGTGGAGACCATAAATTCAAGGCACGCCTGTTGGAGCATGTCGCCCTTGTATAAAGAGGGAAGGTTTGTGGGCGCCCTTGAGGTCTTTAGAGATGTTAGCAATGTGGTTCACTGCATAGTGGAGGCGGAGCGTCAAAGGACTTACAAGGAGACCATACTAAACTCCATAGTGGAAGCTATACTTGTCCTTGACCCACAAGGTAATGTAATAGAACACAACAGAGTTGCAAGCAGGATGTTATGTAGGGAAGAGGAAGGTATCTTAATAGGCAAGAACATAAAAGAGCTTATAAACCTGTCCCTTGAAGAGCTACCTCCAGAAGGTGAAAGGTCTGATATATTCGTGGAAACACCCTGCGGAAGACAGAAGGCATCTCTTCTTGTTTCTCCCATGTCCTCTGGCTTTGGTTATGTGGTCTCCTTGTATGTGTTAAACGAGGTATCTGTGTGTGAGCTGGGAGAAGAGGAAACAATAATAACAAAAAGCCCGGTCTTTCAGAAGGTGCTGGATACGGTAAAAACCATAGCGGATTACGATGTGAACGTCCTTATTGAGGGAGAAACGGGAACAGGTAAAAGCCTACTTGCTAAATACATACATTACCTTTCTCCTAGAAGAAACGGTCCCTTTGTAAAGGTAAACTGTGCTGCTATTCCAGAGAGTCTCTTAGAAGCTGAGCTTTTCGGATACATAAAGGGAGCTTTTACTGGAGCGGTTAAAGATAAGCCGGGTAAGGTAGAGCTTGCCGACGGTGGAACCCTGTTTTTAGACGAGATAGGTGATATGCCACTTCACCTGCAGGCAAAGATACTCCACTTGGTGCAAGACAAAGAGTTTGAAAGGCTTGGAGATACAAGGACAAGAAGGGTAAATGTTCGCATAATAGCTTCCACAAACAAAAACCTAAGAGAGCTTATAAAACGCGGTGAATTCAGAGAAGACCTCTACTACAGGCTCAGCGTTGTGAGGCTATACCTTCCTCCCCTCAGGGAAAGAAAGGAAGATATACCAGCACTTCTTAAGCACTTCTTGGAAAAGTATGCGAGGAAATACTCAAGGAGAATAAAGGGCTTTTCCTCCGAGGCAATAAGGCTTTTGCTTTCTTATCATTTCCCCGGCAATGTGCGTGAGCTTGAAAACATAGTAGAGCGTACGGTTATCACTTGCAGAGGAAGTCTGATAAACCTTGAGGATATTCAAATTGAGGTAGAAAACTCTCAAAGGGAACAAGAAGAGGAGAAGGAAAAGATAAGAAGAGTCCTTGAACAGGTGGGTGGGAACAAAAGCCTTGCGGCAAGAATGTTGGGCATGCACAGAACCACCCTCTGGAGGAAGCTAAAAGAGTTAGGCATAGGTTAA
- a CDS encoding baeRF12 domain-containing protein codes for MNSLKEVIERLLSFKPNNYMVANLYLKLGVEERTDRKYLRTFKDLVKAQKELLKERELENDVLKSLEEDFRRMEDFLSEPENLKGCRGIAIFSSSLRGLFEVVELPYTYKNRLMIDHDPLIREIAVIDEELGRIGVLIIDRKHVRFFLMDLEGMTEVLDFMEPLATRAHKFHSGGSMLKGAEGTMRFSMPSRIGGPNMVQHSFGEYRFNMRIKEEKHRLFKIASDALMEAWKENKFDKLIIGSDREDIRQIENHLHPYLLERLVGYINMNPSYVEDVELREKVYQLLMSKSREKEKSLIEELQELEGRGLAVNGTSKVLEQLYNGNVRLLLLPDDFQKPGYVCEKSHLPLLTPECPLEDRVYPVPDVVDEVIEFALEERARIKVVSSEELKRRIDGLACFMRFAL; via the coding sequence ATGAACAGTTTGAAAGAGGTCATTGAAAGGCTTTTGAGCTTCAAACCAAACAACTACATGGTTGCCAACCTATACCTTAAGCTCGGCGTGGAAGAAAGGACAGACAGAAAGTATCTAAGGACCTTTAAGGATTTGGTTAAAGCTCAGAAGGAACTTCTAAAGGAGCGAGAATTAGAGAATGATGTTCTTAAGTCTTTGGAAGAGGACTTTAGGAGAATGGAAGACTTTCTTTCAGAACCAGAAAACCTCAAGGGATGCAGAGGAATAGCTATCTTCTCCTCTTCCCTTAGAGGGCTTTTTGAAGTTGTTGAACTACCATACACCTACAAAAACAGGCTCATGATTGACCATGACCCTCTTATAAGAGAAATAGCGGTAATTGACGAAGAGCTTGGCAGGATAGGAGTGCTAATCATAGACAGAAAGCATGTGCGGTTTTTCCTTATGGACCTTGAGGGGATGACGGAGGTTTTGGACTTTATGGAGCCTCTTGCCACAAGAGCACATAAATTCCACTCTGGAGGTAGTATGCTCAAGGGGGCGGAGGGAACTATGAGGTTTTCCATGCCCTCCAGAATAGGTGGTCCAAACATGGTCCAGCACTCTTTTGGTGAATACAGGTTTAACATGAGGATAAAGGAAGAAAAGCATAGGCTCTTCAAGATTGCGAGCGATGCTCTTATGGAGGCTTGGAAAGAGAACAAGTTTGACAAACTGATCATAGGTTCCGACAGAGAGGATATAAGGCAGATAGAAAACCACCTGCACCCATACCTTTTGGAGAGGCTCGTAGGATATATAAATATGAACCCATCCTACGTGGAGGATGTGGAACTTAGGGAAAAGGTCTACCAGCTCCTTATGAGCAAAAGTAGGGAAAAAGAGAAGAGCCTGATAGAGGAACTGCAGGAGTTAGAAGGTAGGGGTCTTGCGGTCAACGGCACTTCAAAGGTTTTGGAGCAGTTATACAACGGAAACGTAAGACTTCTGCTACTTCCTGATGATTTCCAAAAACCGGGATATGTGTGCGAAAAGTCCCACCTGCCTCTTCTTACACCAGAATGCCCCTTGGAGGACAGGGTCTATCCTGTCCCAGATGTGGTGGATGAGGTCATTGAATTTGCTCTTGAGGAAAGGGCAAGGATAAAGGTTGTATCTTCAGAAGAGCTCAAGAGAAGGATAGACGGGCTTGCCTGCTTTATGCGGTTTGCTCTATGA
- the cas7i gene encoding type I-B CRISPR-associated protein Cas7/Cst2/DevR, which produces MKSITLTVIFEGHALNRDEKIAGNILSIKKLTYLSKELSYISRPAMRHYLFNTLLKAYPDSWKEAGVVLQGSGDKKVVQLDVIKDDIFTSAELDAFGYMYTISGGSSITRKAPVGITKAVSLIPYNNDMQFNANHDLVKRALVQGINATPDPNQREENMSFFKVSFTIDAKFLGQDVWVVEGYDYSGQSLTIKGLEKSFEYAEKVGKDEFIIYKIQGTAKLELGRVSFYPVGEKYRMVMTLDKQIKRERIRQILETIKDGLVAHSGGEDNTIIPLFLIAAPVKVPSPVFHPYIHLELGEDKPKVIGLSDCFRNSWLEDKVYVYISERFKAYLEPYKERVYASWEDFLIGCGFLKKESEEENASALS; this is translated from the coding sequence ATGAAAAGCATAACGCTAACAGTTATATTTGAGGGGCATGCCCTTAACAGAGACGAAAAGATAGCAGGAAATATATTGTCAATTAAAAAACTTACATATTTAAGTAAAGAATTATCATACATAAGCAGACCTGCCATGAGGCACTACCTCTTTAATACGCTCTTAAAAGCATATCCTGATAGCTGGAAAGAGGCAGGAGTGGTTCTACAAGGAAGTGGAGATAAAAAGGTAGTCCAGTTGGACGTTATAAAAGATGATATTTTTACCAGTGCGGAGCTCGATGCCTTTGGTTATATGTATACCATAAGCGGAGGAAGCTCAATCACAAGAAAAGCCCCTGTTGGTATAACTAAAGCAGTCTCCCTTATACCTTATAACAATGATATGCAGTTTAATGCCAATCATGATTTAGTAAAGAGGGCGTTAGTGCAAGGTATAAATGCCACGCCCGATCCGAACCAAAGAGAGGAAAATATGAGCTTCTTTAAGGTTAGTTTTACTATTGATGCAAAGTTTTTGGGACAAGATGTATGGGTTGTAGAAGGATACGATTACTCAGGTCAGTCTCTAACTATTAAAGGTCTGGAGAAGTCCTTTGAATATGCGGAAAAGGTAGGAAAGGATGAATTTATTATTTACAAGATTCAGGGAACAGCAAAATTAGAATTAGGACGTGTATCTTTCTATCCTGTGGGCGAAAAGTATAGAATGGTTATGACTCTGGACAAACAAATTAAAAGGGAGCGTATCCGTCAGATCCTTGAGACAATCAAAGATGGATTGGTGGCTCACTCAGGTGGAGAAGATAATACGATAATTCCTCTATTTTTGATAGCAGCACCTGTGAAAGTTCCAAGTCCAGTCTTTCATCCTTACATACATTTGGAATTAGGTGAAGACAAGCCAAAGGTTATTGGTTTAAGTGATTGCTTTAGAAACTCTTGGCTCGAAGATAAGGTTTATGTCTATATCTCTGAAAGATTTAAGGCTTACTTAGAAC
- the cas8a1 gene encoding type I-B CRISPR-associated protein Cas8b1/Cst1: protein MSNGWIELYPSSWLYNAGVIGFLRCLDKEEKNLKGYLIWCSKEHKKYEFEKEIVKVNPRVFSCIRVNYYLDKNKVVNLKGKNPYYPNFIDTKGKQKEAFELLIRELGNQNLQISKGNCDLCDNPIYVKLGDQNIKDKESLGKFREKIENFGLHNNKLLGPSVGEFPNSAWNLDNSLKICHMCTFLILHHHLAFTKLSDGTEVFINTPSFETMYWLNRLFREISVVKDSEDKSPLDILGMSLIEYTTKINTVLNRWTAMNIEIVIKDETSVDFYNLPSNIQTLLTDREIASILSQIGEYHILRIVLEGRHDELLKVAHESLRAYIKNEKLNTYFTKNKNRQNPHIVLRRVLDLYAKITDRRVKYGE from the coding sequence ATGAGTAATGGATGGATAGAATTGTATCCATCAAGTTGGTTATATAATGCGGGGGTAATAGGATTTCTTAGATGTTTAGACAAGGAAGAGAAAAACCTTAAGGGCTACTTGATATGGTGTTCTAAAGAACATAAAAAATATGAATTTGAGAAGGAAATAGTCAAAGTAAATCCGAGAGTTTTTAGTTGTATACGCGTTAACTACTATCTTGACAAGAATAAGGTTGTTAACCTAAAAGGTAAGAATCCATACTATCCTAACTTTATAGATACTAAAGGGAAACAAAAGGAGGCTTTTGAGCTTTTGATAAGAGAACTTGGAAATCAAAATTTACAAATAAGTAAAGGAAACTGCGATTTATGTGATAATCCAATATATGTAAAACTTGGCGATCAAAATATCAAAGATAAAGAATCACTTGGAAAATTCAGAGAAAAAATTGAAAACTTTGGTCTACATAATAATAAACTACTTGGTCCATCTGTTGGAGAATTTCCTAACTCCGCGTGGAATTTAGATAATAGCCTTAAGATATGTCACATGTGCACGTTTTTAATTTTACATCATCATCTTGCTTTTACTAAACTTTCAGACGGAACGGAGGTATTTATAAATACTCCATCCTTTGAAACTATGTATTGGCTTAATAGATTGTTTAGAGAGATTTCTGTTGTTAAAGACTCAGAAGACAAAAGCCCACTTGATATATTAGGGATGAGCTTAATTGAATATACTACAAAAATAAATACAGTTTTAAATAGATGGACGGCGATGAATATTGAAATTGTAATCAAGGACGAAACATCGGTAGATTTTTACAATCTTCCATCAAACATACAGACTCTTTTAACTGATAGAGAAATAGCTTCTATTCTTTCACAAATAGGCGAATACCACATACTTAGGATTGTTTTGGAGGGTAGACATGATGAACTTCTAAAGGTTGCACACGAATCCCTAAGAGCCTATATTAAAAACGAAAAACTTAATACATATTTCACAAAAAATAAGAACAGGCAGAACCCGCATATAGTTCTGAGGCGGGTCTTGGATTTATATGCTAAAATAACAGACAGGAGGGTCAAATATGGAGAATAG